TGTCACTGAGGGAACTCGGCGGCGGTGGGGTTTGGGCCATTGCCTGGTGCCGCTTTGGGACTTCGAGGGGACAACCGGCGTTGGAGGACTGTGACAGAACAGATGTAGAGGCAGAACAGCTGCTGTAAGAGGTGGAAGTGTGACGGAAATCTCGGGACGCTGTTCGGAAACGAATCCCACGTTGTGCAGCTCTTGCGCCACGCGTAGTGTTGTGGGCcgattaattttaaataataaaatattcccGTGGctaagcttttctttaaaactccAAATTGGATGAGGTTAGGGCAGAATTTCATAATTCAGATGgtttttacttaaaaacacCACCATATCCATAAGCAAAGGGCAGCCGAAGTATcttcatttcaattttcaagcactttccttcttttcatatCCATAAACTTTATGGAGgcttcaaaatgttatttatttacaaataacaTCCAAAACCGTTTCCCGTCACAGGAAGGTTTGTTGGCACATTCCTTCAGGACTGCTCACCGGTGTCATCGGGTGGTTTTCagtgattttcctttttgcaaagCAGTGATGCTGAGCGAGAGGCTTGCAGGCACAGTCACCAAATGGGCTTTGCAGTCAAGTACAAGAAGTGGGGCAGTCCGAGAGGGAACAGATGCTGGGCTACAAACTCATTAAAATTCttattaaagtgttttttttttttttgaacatacCAATTTTGTTGAGAAACAACGTTAttcttatttgcatttgtaatatataagctgcttatttttatttgttaactCAATTTTAATAGTCCGTTAAAGCTTTTATTATTCAAGTACACACTATCATCCTAAAATAAATCATGCGGAGGAAGTTAGAGCTTTTGTCAACACAGCAGTGGTGATGATGCTTTAAAATGATTCACCAAATAGCATTTTTAGGGCAGTGAACTATAATTTCTTGTGTGCAACAGAGATCAGAACTCAGTTCTTTTTTCCTAGGAAGTTAGGAAAAGAGCtattcctgtttccttttcagtaaGCAAAATGTTCTTCAGCTAATTGTGGAAGAATAATAACCCTTTTCTGATAAAGGTATCTGTGGTATTGCTTGGACTCTTGGTGTGGAATACACACCTTCACtgaatgtgaaaatgtttttgccaGTGAAAGTTGATAAGGACAGTGTTAAATACTTCACTAATTCTGCATTCAGAATTTCCATTGGCACCAGTGAAAATTCTGTGCAATGAATACAGACAGTGAAAcaaggagctgtgctgtgagtCAGGCAGGAGTATTTTCTCTTAAGGTTacctgctgctcccaggctgcatgtgtgctggaggagcagggcttCGTTTGACACAATTCCGACGTTTCCTGCCAGGGCTGAGGACACCACCTAGACATCCTGCTGGTCCTCAGCCCCTCGCCGGCTTGGGTGACAAGGTCGCTTGCAGGTGCCAGCAGCAACCGGTGGTGGATAGGGGCGTCCAGCGAAGTTCTGGACAACTTGTAAGTCCCAAGCAAGGAGCACGACGAGCCGAGCTCTGCAAGGGGGTGACTGGCCAGACCAAGCGCAAAGAAAAGACTCTTCTGCTCATTTTCCTATAACCTAGCTTTCTGCATCTAAATGGGTCAGGAGCTTGTTCTCATCAGAACATACACCCACACAGATTAATTCATATTTAGCTAGTATTAAAGATGTTATACTTTTCTTACGTCCTGATGCCCAAGTTCAAAGGCCCAACCTTGCAAGCACTTAATAGCAGTGGAACCCACAAATTGCATTATGTAGTGAGTTTTTTCACAGAGGCAATTATAAATTCATAaatgctgttgttatttttccattcattcaCCTGCAGAAAGCTTGCTCCATTCCCAAGAAAGTGATGGGGAAGAGGCAAACTATTATCTTTGAAATTCTGAAACAAGCAAaaggatattttaattttttttactgcgTAGTAAGTTCATTAATTAAATGACAGGTGGCATTTTGTCCAGCAGCCctgatttttttgaaataattcagtgaGTAGATTTTACTGAATGAAGCTAAGTTAGCAGCCACTGATACACGCAAATTAACTGGAATATAGTtactctgtattttcatttgaagtcCTCCCTGTATTTCAACTGAACTACCGCAAAGGACGTAGTGGGATGTAATTTTCCTAAATGTGGTTTCAGTGGATCCAGCCTtgcaaattttatattttgtcaaAGTTCAGAAGTCTGCAGGCACAAGTTCTATGCAGGAAAACAAGTAGGTTTAAATTGTTTGAAAGTATGTCTCCTATTTGAACATAAGAGTCTGAAGTTTTTCAAAGGGCTGGGTGATACTTTAGAATGAGGGAGACGCATTTCATAGGGAAAGTGATTTCCTTCTTCAGCATAAAATCTATCTGGCATTTAAGGAGCAAAAAAGGTAAGTCCATTAATTCTTCTTTGTTGGGTATTTCAGCTAACTCATTTGAAGATAACTTCATAAAGGAACGATTTGAAAAGCACTTTGTAATATCCCAAAGTAGAAGTAGTAGTGCACAAAACACAATCCATGGTGAAGGAGGGTGAATGTGGAATGTCAAAACCACGGGACTTCAATCTGATTCTCACGGTAACTTGTTTTGATCGTGTTTCTTTTATGCAGATGCTAGATGAAAACCACCACCTAATACAATGTATTATGGATTACCAGAGCAAGGGGAAAACTGCAGAATGTACTCAGTGAGTATTACGAGTTTTGGGGTATGTCAGAGAGTTTGGGTGTACTTTTTCTCAAGAACAGTACTGTGAACAGCTCTGCTTACTGGCCACTAAGAAAATACCTGGACTATTTCCTATTTAGGTTCACTTGTATTAAGAAACGTAGATTGTTCTAGAGACAgaggttttggtgtttttgtttttttttcctccaaaattttcaagaatttattattataaatatttttaacagatcatttattaaaataattatagaGGATTACAAACCTGGTGATATAGGACCACTAGCTTTATGCAGACTCATTAAATGGGAGTAGAATCAGGTATAACATAGATTCATcagaaagtaataaaatgttAAGGATCACTAGTGGTTATCTATGGCTAAAACAATATGCATATAGACATACCAGTTTGTTTTACGTACTATTCCTAATCTTGaaagtaaaatgcttttataaactTTATGGGTTAAGTCTCGATCAGGAAGAATAGCCAATCTGCCCCATGAAAGGTCAAGTTATGGGGCCAAACCCAAAAGAGCTGtactttccaaaaaaatgtttgtctaaATGAGTTTATGATTCAGTTCTTGATGAATTCAACCTACAagatttgaattattttaataatgcatgCACTGCCTGCTTGGAAATTAATCCATTGAAGATTTTGAGCACTGAAGGTCAGCACTGAATGCTTCTGCAAAGAAGGCGGTACTACGGGAGTATGTGTGCGTTTGGGAGGAGGCTACCAAGTTCCATGCTCCTTGTATTCATATCACcatcctggttttatttttgcctcttttaCTGCTTTCCACACATTTTCCCCTTATCAGAAGAAAAGTCATgctaaaaaagtattttctcttgCCTTGTTATAGAACCCTCCGTGTCTGGCTCTTCACTTTGCTCAGTGGTGCAGCTGTAGTTTGCTTTTGGATGCTCTCCTGTTCTTCCTTACGAGCTTTTCCAGTTCATCGAGAACTGTGAAGAAGCATACATGGTTCTGGTGGTGCTTACTTGAGTAAACACTCCAGTTAAAGCACTCTTATAAAAATCTTATTCTTATCTTGCTGGAAAGGCAAacaggttttggtttttggaGTTTCATTACTACTAGGACGCTGGttaaagagaggaagaagctgTGGCTAACTGTTAGAGCAGCGGACCCAGTGTCAGTACTTAAAGAAATCCTGAGATTCCAGCTTTACAGGTCACTCAAAGTGCTTTCAAAAATCTGCGTACTTTGCTTCCCCCTTTCTCCAGGTTCACCCATTTGTAAGTTGGGTGTTGAACCCACTGTTGAAAAGCATGGCAGCACAGAAATAGGTCAGTACTATTGCTATTTATTAAAACTGATGTAAAGTGGGCTAATGTAACTTCACTAGCCATTtgtaaagagcaaaaaaaaaaaagaaaaaaaaaggttgtaattttctgtgttgttaaCCCTTTCCAAATAAGCTTTACTCCTTATTCTATAGATACCAACAAATCTTGCACAGAAACCTCGTTTACTTGGCAACAATAGCAGATTCTAACCAGAATATGCAGTCCTTGCTTCCTGCTGTAAGTACCAGTGCTACCATCAGAAACCATCAGAGGGAAATGTTCATTCATACTGTTACTGATCACTGTCAGGAAAccattttttagtatttttccagcaaaaagTTTTGAAGTGGTCATGTAGACCACTAAACAAAAGTTACTGTATTTGAATCGCATTCTTCAGGATGTTAGTGTTAATATCTGGCTCCGTGGCCTAAGTTCTATATCCTAAACGCTGCAGTGTCACAGATCTGAACAGAATCCATTTGTTCCAGATTTCTTATTCTTTAATTATTCTTCTTGTATTCTTTacgcaggaaaaaaaaaagccactgtttTATATCAAAAATCGAATTCAGCATTTGGgcattagtttgtttttaaacgtTGTGTTATTCTTGCTAAAGTGATTGATTTTGGAAGTATCCCACctaacacaaaacacaaaatagctTTATGCTTGACAAGGGTCAATTTGCCAATGCTCTTCTGTATAGTCTCTGCTAACGCATATACCCTCAGCAGTTACTTTCAGACcagcacaaaatgaaattcatgtTAGTACAGAAGAATGGGCACAGAAGGCAGGCTCTATTATAAGCCCAATTTTGAGATCTTcgctgtgctgcctgctggcttCCCTGTGTCATGCTGAATGTCATTTGCACACCctagtcaaaagaaaaaaggtttacTCAAGCAAGCCTAAAAAGTGAGGAAAGCACGCATTTAGTTGAGGCAGCTTTTAGTCATAGTCAGGCTAATTTGGGgggttattatttttctaaataaaacctAACCAAAAATTTGCTTCTCCTCCTTGTTATTTGCAGCCTCCAACGCAAAACATAAACTTGGGCCCAGGAGGAATGACTCAGAGTGCATCCAACCAATCTCTCCATTCACAGAGCAATCTCAGTGATGCAATTGGGACGggccttcctccttcctccctcatGCAGAGTCAGATTAGCAATGGTGAGCCTTGGTCCcctttgtgctgctttgctgttgcTTGGCAACAAAATCATTAATGCAGAATATACTTAGAGAGCTGTAAAAGACCTCTCCTAACTCACCTTTCAGGCATATGGAGATTTCAGGCACATGCTGAAATCATCACAAAATGGCTACAGTCGGTAATGATGTTGGGTTCTGCAAGGACTCCAGGCTGCTCAGTATTTCTGTaggggaaattaaaaataaaaatgtttgttttaaaaaaatgtgtaatgaaAATCACCAAGTAAAGATTGCCTCCAAGTTTTTAGttagaaaaattatatattgcagtatttttctcttgaaggCGGTGGGGGCTGGCCAGGGTAAAACGAGATTGCTTGTGTAACTGACTGCACAACCAAGCCTTTAGATTGCAAAGGCTTTCTAGgagaaatgcctttttaaaaataaaatggtgttATGTCAGTCTTTGTCCTCTGCAGAATCTTGCAGGGATTGAACTACGTAGCCAAAGAGTTTGCACAGACATTTTATATGGATAAGATAAATACACAACTTTatctatttgtttcttttgttctcacaactgaaaagaaactcactgaaagagtttgtttttttttttttactttgtgcaTTTTATAGTATGAataatctgtttatttattttgtatttaatgatTATTTAGTTAGCTCTTGTTTATGTGGGTCTTTCCCAAagtgacagagagagaaaaacagtttctataaatagaaatatgtgACTGTAAAATCACAAACCTTGGCAGGGGGACTCAAGAGCAGATGCAAGCCATGAAATTACtttggacttttaaaaaatctgtttgtggTCAAGCTGATGGCACCTTTTAAACTAATGGATGAGGTATCTACTTTAAACAGTTCCAGCTGTAAAAGGGGCTTATTAACTTTATCTGAGCCTTCTTTCTGAAGGATTTATTAACTAGTACAAGTATTAGAATAAATCAGTCAAAACAtcgttttgttttttgctgtgtgACATATCACTCCATGTATAGATAGAGTGAGAAATTATTTAACGTTTGTCAACAGTTAGTGGACAACGTTTTTTGCAAGTTAGGAGTAAGTATGCACTAACAGTTATGGATACGTGGGCTCTAGGACTTGTGAAAATTTTCCATCTAGTGGAGATGAAAGAGTGTAATGAACAGGTAGAACATGTAGCAGTATGTGTATCTCTGGTTCTACTGATTTCAGTAGGCCTAGGTCTGTTcatctccttttaaaaatgctgcttgctTCTCTCCAtcagaggaaaatataaaaatcaacagcaatttttctcattttgatgtCTATAAATATCATTAAGAGCAATTAATCAGGTTTGCACTAAGAGAATTAGATACATTTTTCAGAGGCTGGAGATACGCTTAATAACTGAATTGAAATATCATTATTTAAACATTACAACACAATTCTTCTCTTCTAGGGATTCTGCATGTCTTCCATCCTATCTAAATTAATTTAGATAGACAGCAATACACAGTTGAGTTTAGATAGACAATACATACTATCGCAATTTATGTAGTAACAATACCCAGTGAAAACAACTTTCCAAAACCCGCTCATAAAAGTATTTACAGCAACTAACAGCAAAAACCAGGACCAGTTTTCCCCAGTGTTAGTTATCCAACAGcaacagaattttttaaaaaataagtatactGCCAGGTAGGGAGGATGATACTCAAAACATCAGGATACAATTGGAGCACCCTGATAATTACATGCTGGGATATCGGACAGGGAGTGCTGCAACAATAGTGATGATGATTATGGTGACTTGGAAGATTTATCTTCtgaaaggctgaggttcttcCAGGCAAACTTCAGGAAAGGGGAGAGGCAGGTGTGTCCTCTTGGCCCTTGGAGGGAGGGGTCCCTCAGTGCTTCCTAAGCCTCGGCCAAGGTTAACTGGTTATAGGGGAACTGCCTGAATGCAGCAATGCGCAAGGAGCCGCTGCTGTGCTCCCCATCATCACCATTTGTGTGAATGGGGAAGATGAGttggcagcaggacaggaggaaggaaagaacaaatttcAGGAGGCTGGGATGTTACCAGAGTGCgtgtgttttctgaagaatCTGAAATTACTGGCATTTGTTCATTCTGCTGCCTGCAAGATCTGCGGCAGCCCATGAAGAACTGGCTGTAGGCTGGTGctgctgatgtttttcttcttgtctgcAATTCTGTATACCTAGATTTGGCAGCCAGGAAGAGGAAGATCTCTCTAATTTTGCAGGAGGCAATTTTAATTTGTCTGTAGATACCAGGGAATTTTAATAATGAGGAtttttttcgttttgttttgccttATCATATTTTAGAAAGGCTGCGAGGGCTTTAATGCTCACTGTACATTGCCAATAATAGCACAGATTTTCTTGTTGCtctctttaatttttctagGTCCTAATCACGTGTCTATGCAGCAGTCAGGCCAGAACACTATgcccacaacctctctgagtATGACTGTCAGCAGTCATGGAACTGGGCCTGGTTATAGCCATACAGTGCCTGCATCTCAGAATGTGCCAATGCAAGGCCAGGGGTCAATAGGCAATTATGTCTCTCGAACAAACATCAACATGCAGTCTAATCCAGGTAaactccctcttcctccttctggGCCAACTTGACTTTTCAGTGACCTCAGAGGTTTACCACACGCGAATgtgttctgtaaatattttctgtagacAGGGGCAAACATGCAAGAGGAAAAGCTTTAAGATGTCTCTGAATTTTAAGGTGTCGGGCACCAGAGGAAGTGAGAACAGTTTCAGACTTGTTTCAACTTCCATTGACTTGCTGTGGTTAACAATGAGTTGTGGAAAAGAGGATTAGTTAGCTAAAGGTGCAGCAGCGCTATCCAGTAGGTCCTGGCGGCAAGTCTCACGCCTGTGGGAGGGCTCGGAAAAGCACCTTTGGCCTAGCTGAAAGGGCCTGCCAGCCAAAGAGTATGGCACATTTACCATTTTTATGTTACTACCACGTTTTTTATGCATAGAGAGGCTAGCAGACAACTCAGAAGTTCTCTCTTGACTTGTAAAAATGATTGCTACTGAGTATTGAATGGGATGTTAAATGCTTGTTCTTTCAGACAATATGAAATGTAGGGAGCAAATAAATCCTGGAATGTCAGTTTATTTAATCTGTATGATCATCAGGTATGTAATAAGATCGAAGTAGAAGAAAGAATTGActagaaaacaaatgcagcaaTGAATGAGTCAGGAGTGAGGAACAAATATCAGTTCTTTCTTTAATCCTACTGTAATAATGATTCCATTCTTTTAATTAAGGTAATAATTATCAAGGTTagatgtattttcaaatgtgtGACTGAAACAAATGGCAAGAGCTAACCATGTAAAGAATATCCTTTTCTGACTACAGTGCAGAAGAGTTAAATGCATGTAGTAGGAAAACATCTCCCCCTatggaaaaatcacagaatgatcAGGTTGTGAGTTAGTTGAAGGTTTTAACTTGATTCCAAAGAGATCAGGGAGACAACGGTCATATCCTTttataaaatggtattttccaTGCACGTTGTAGTCTCCATGATGCACCAGCAAGCAGCAACGTCGCATTACAACTCGGCGCAAGGAGGGAGCCAGCACTACCAGGGCCAGTCCTCCATTGCCATGATGAGTCAGAGCAACCAGGGCAACAGTATGATGGGGCAGCGACCGATGGGCCCCTACAGAGCTTCACAGCAAGGTAAAGCCTACCAGTAGCTTATTGATATAATTACCAGTAGGTTGATGATGTTCTGCCCATTGTGTAGGGCAGGTAAGTCACCAAGATTTCCAAGCCAATTTTATGAATAGAGAACCCATCTGGGAAGACAGGAGATCTGAAATGCTGGAAGTACCGTGACAGCCAGAACTTTAATCTCTtttcaagtgtatttttttaattatttcaggtGTTTAGAAATAATTCTGTCTAGAAGAGATCATATATctctaaagaaaagaagaaaagtttgatATACAGCTCACTGAAGTCATTGGaaacctttttgtttctttcaaatggTATTGGATCAGCCGTAAAATGGCAGAGTTAACAAGGAACACATTTCTGCAAACAAGATATAGTTTGCCAgcaattaataagaaaaattaggccaaagcaaggaaaattcCAGAGGATAGCCACCATGTTCTAACACCTCTGGAAAAACTTCAGAGAGGTAATAAAAATGCTAGACTGATTctaatataaaatgaattttgctaagaaataaatgaatacattaATTGTAATATATTTGATTCTAACTGTGTTCTTGAGCATGGCATACATTCTTGTGCTTTCTAATAACTCAGATTAGTAGATGAATTGTAGCCTTTTCTTTCGGTATTGACACCCAAGTGAGTGGTTTTAGGACATGTTGCTGACACTTGCGTAATTTCAGTTTCAACTAGcgttttttctgaaaatacaaagttatttccttttttccagtgAGCAAAGCATCTTTGAAACCGCTCTGAACGTACATAGCCTGCTTACTTTTCCAGATGTaaacattgttttcttaaaaaagaaataagataataaaaaacatCCCCTAGGAGTCCACGGGCTCAGTGTGCTCTCTCTTGCCTTTGCCTTGCAGGTTCCTCACAGCAGTACATGGGTCAGGAAGAATATTACAGCGAACAGTACAGTCATGGACAAGGCTCGTCAGAACCTATGAATCAGCAGTATTATCCAGATGGTAATTCCTCTAAGCTCTGGTCACTGTAATACTGGTAAAGCATAGGCTGGCATGACTGCCACATCCAAGGACG
This genomic window from Cygnus olor isolate bCygOlo1 chromosome 16, bCygOlo1.pri.v2, whole genome shotgun sequence contains:
- the SS18L1 gene encoding calcium-responsive transactivator isoform X1; the protein is MSVAFASARPRGKGEVTQQTIQKMLDENHHLIQCIMDYQSKGKTAECTQYQQILHRNLVYLATIADSNQNMQSLLPAPPTQNINLGPGGMTQSASNQSLHSQSNLSDAIGTGLPPSSLMQSQISNGPNHVSMQQSGQNTMPTTSLSMTVSSHGTGPGYSHTVPASQNVPMQGQGSIGNYVSRTNINMQSNPVSMMHQQAATSHYNSAQGGSQHYQGQSSIAMMSQSNQGNSMMGQRPMGPYRASQQGSSQQYMGQEEYYSEQYSHGQGSSEPMNQQYYPDGHGDYAYQQSSYTEQSYDRSFDDSTQHYYEGGNSQYSQQQAGYQQGAAQQQTYSQQQYPNQQSYPGQQQGYGPAQGASSQYSSYQQGQGQQYGSYRTSQTGPSAQQQRPYGYEQGQYGNYQQ
- the SS18L1 gene encoding calcium-responsive transactivator isoform X2, which produces MLDENHHLIQCIMDYQSKGKTAECTQYQQILHRNLVYLATIADSNQNMQSLLPAPPTQNINLGPGGMTQSASNQSLHSQSNLSDAIGTGLPPSSLMQSQISNGPNHVSMQQSGQNTMPTTSLSMTVSSHGTGPGYSHTVPASQNVPMQGQGSIGNYVSRTNINMQSNPVSMMHQQAATSHYNSAQGGSQHYQGQSSIAMMSQSNQGNSMMGQRPMGPYRASQQGSSQQYMGQEEYYSEQYSHGQGSSEPMNQQYYPDGHGDYAYQQSSYTEQSYDRSFDDSTQHYYEGGNSQYSQQQAGYQQGAAQQQTYSQQQYPNQQSYPGQQQGYGPAQGASSQYSSYQQGQGQQYGSYRTSQTGPSAQQQRPYGYEQGQYGNYQQ